A single genomic interval of Blochmannia endosymbiont of Camponotus sp. C-003 harbors:
- the acpP gene encoding acyl carrier protein: MSTIEEKVKTIISEQLGVKQEEVVNHASFVDDLGADSLDTVELVMALEEEFDTEIPDEEAEKITTVQAAIDFITSHHQRNKSNEL; this comes from the coding sequence ATGAGCACTATAGAAGAAAAAGTAAAAACAATTATTTCTGAACAATTAGGGGTGAAACAAGAGGAAGTGGTAAATCATGCTTCATTTGTTGATGACCTTGGTGCGGATTCTCTGGATACTGTTGAGTTGGTTATGGCGTTAGAGGAAGAGTTTGATACTGAAATTCCAGATGAAGAAGCCGAAAAAATTACAACTGTTCAGGCAGCAATAGATTTTATTACCAGTCATCATCAACGAAATAAAAGCAATGAATTATAA
- the lpxL gene encoding LpxL/LpxP family Kdo(2)-lipid IV(A) lauroyl/palmitoleoyl acyltransferase — translation MKKLPVFNYSFLCPRFWLIWLGIGILYILVLLPYPIIHYLGTRIGRIAKYFMINRMRIIRRNLELCFPNLPSQEQQDLFKKNCESIGMGIFETGMAWFWSEHRIKRWFKINGLDSITQERKKNKGILLIGMHFFTLELGARILGMLHPGIGVYRPNNNPLLNWLQTKGRLRSNKTMLDRTNIKGMIKALQHGEIVWYAPDHDYGYKNSVFVPLFAVSNAASTIGTYILTKIAKPAIVPFVARRLPNVLGYELLILPNKQDEIPLDTNIDMIKHINKVIEQVILLAPDQYMWLHRRFKTRPPGESSLY, via the coding sequence ATGAAGAAACTTCCGGTCTTTAATTATTCTTTCTTGTGTCCACGATTTTGGTTAATCTGGTTAGGAATAGGAATATTATATATTTTGGTACTACTCCCTTATCCTATTATACACTACCTTGGCACCAGAATTGGTCGTATTGCAAAATATTTTATGATCAATCGTATGCGTATCATTCGTAGAAACTTAGAACTCTGTTTTCCTAATCTACCAAGTCAAGAACAACAAGATTTGTTCAAAAAAAATTGTGAATCAATAGGTATGGGGATATTTGAAACCGGTATGGCTTGGTTTTGGTCAGAGCACAGAATTAAACGCTGGTTTAAAATTAATGGACTAGACAGTATAACCCAGGAACGAAAAAAAAATAAAGGCATATTGTTGATTGGAATGCATTTTTTCACTTTAGAATTAGGTGCTCGAATTTTAGGAATGCTACATCCAGGCATTGGTGTCTACCGCCCTAATAATAATCCATTACTAAACTGGTTGCAAACTAAGGGACGACTCAGATCAAATAAAACAATGTTGGATCGCACTAATATTAAAGGTATGATTAAAGCTTTACAACACGGAGAAATTGTTTGGTATGCGCCAGATCATGATTATGGATATAAAAACAGCGTATTCGTCCCTTTATTCGCAGTGTCAAATGCAGCAAGTACCATCGGTACTTATATATTAACAAAAATAGCTAAGCCTGCAATTGTTCCTTTTGTGGCGCGAAGATTACCTAATGTTCTTGGGTATGAACTACTAATTCTGCCAAACAAACAAGATGAAATACCTTTAGATACAAATATCGACATGATTAAACATATTAATAAAGTGATAGAACAAGTAATTTTGTTAGCCCCTGACCAATATATGTGGTTACATCGTCGATTTAAAACCCGTCCTCCGGGAGAATCTTCTTTATACTGA
- the rpmF gene encoding 50S ribosomal protein L32 gives MAVQQNKSTRSKRGMRRSHNALRSVTISVDRISGEIHRRHCITFNGFYRGRKMIEK, from the coding sequence ATGGCCGTACAACAAAATAAATCTACTCGTTCTAAAAGAGGGATGCGTCGCTCTCATAATGCGTTGCGATCAGTTACTATATCAGTAGATCGGATATCTGGAGAAATACATCGACGTCATTGTATTACTTTTAATGGATTTTATCGAGGCCGAAAAATGATTGAGAAGTAA
- a CDS encoding beta-ketoacyl-ACP synthase III: MFTRILGTGSYLPQHIRSNIVLEKMVNTSHEWIVARTGIQERRISSPDETVAKMGFFAAKRALDMSCVHADKVGIIIVATTSSSHAFPSSACQIQRDLHIRDTIAFDLSAACSGFVYALGVADQYVKNGSVDYALVIGSDTLSHALNPRDRGTLILFGDGAGAVVLGRSKTPGIISIHLHADGDRGDLLTLPNCNRKSPAISNYLTMSGNKVFKIAVSVLARVIDETLNVNNLRQDELDWLVPHQANLRIISATAKRLDMDMRKVVITLDRHGNTSAASVPLALDEAVRDGRIKSGQLVLLEAFGAGFTWGSALLRF, translated from the coding sequence ATGTTTACTAGAATTCTTGGAACAGGGAGTTATTTACCTCAACATATTAGATCTAATATTGTTTTAGAAAAAATGGTAAATACATCACATGAGTGGATTGTCGCACGTACTGGTATTCAAGAACGTCGTATTTCAAGTCCTGATGAAACTGTTGCCAAAATGGGTTTTTTTGCTGCTAAACGAGCTTTAGATATGTCTTGTGTGCATGCTGATAAAGTAGGGATTATTATTGTCGCGACTACATCTTCTAGTCATGCGTTTCCTAGTTCAGCATGTCAAATTCAACGCGATTTACATATACGAGACACTATTGCTTTCGACTTATCGGCAGCTTGTTCTGGATTTGTTTATGCACTGGGTGTAGCAGATCAATATGTTAAAAATGGCAGTGTAGATTATGCTTTAGTTATAGGTTCAGATACTTTAAGTCATGCTCTAAATCCTAGAGATCGTGGAACATTGATTTTATTTGGAGATGGAGCAGGAGCGGTAGTACTGGGAAGATCAAAAACACCAGGTATTATTTCTATTCATTTACATGCAGATGGAGATCGCGGGGATTTATTGACTCTTCCCAATTGCAATAGGAAGAGTCCTGCTATATCTAATTATTTGACTATGTCTGGCAATAAAGTATTTAAAATAGCTGTTTCTGTTTTAGCACGCGTTATTGATGAAACTTTAAATGTCAATAATTTACGTCAAGATGAGTTGGATTGGTTGGTACCTCATCAGGCTAATTTGAGAATTATTTCTGCTACTGCTAAACGTTTAGATATGGATATGAGAAAAGTAGTAATTACACTTGATAGACATGGGAATACATCTGCAGCTTCTGTTCCTTTAGCGTTAGATGAAGCTGTACGTGATGGTCGTATTAAGTCAGGTCAATTAGTATTACTAGAAGCGTTTGGGGCTGGATTTACATGGGGTTCAGCGTTATTGAGGTTTTAA
- the pgsA gene encoding CDP-diacylglycerol--glycerol-3-phosphate 3-phosphatidyltransferase: protein MDCINIPTYLTLFRVIMVPFFTIIFYLPVKWAPMICTVMFFVGAITDWFDGFLARRWKQTTSFGKFLDPVADKVMIVSVLVLVADHFHEWWVTLPASIIIIREMIMLALREWVAVMGGRNGIGVLWISKIKTFIQMLALTALLWNSDEWIVIVGIVALYISVLLTFWSMCIYLYIVRYDLFNY, encoded by the coding sequence ATGGATTGTATCAATATACCAACATATCTTACTTTATTTCGTGTTATCATGGTGCCGTTTTTTACTATAATTTTTTATCTACCTGTAAAGTGGGCGCCAATGATATGCACCGTTATGTTTTTTGTTGGGGCTATCACAGATTGGTTTGACGGATTTTTAGCTCGTCGTTGGAAACAAACTACTAGTTTTGGTAAGTTTTTAGATCCAGTAGCGGATAAAGTTATGATAGTCTCAGTGCTTGTTTTAGTAGCTGATCATTTTCATGAGTGGTGGGTCACATTACCAGCATCCATTATAATTATTCGTGAAATGATCATGTTAGCATTACGTGAATGGGTAGCTGTAATGGGTGGTCGCAATGGGATTGGGGTTTTATGGATTAGTAAAATTAAAACATTTATACAAATGTTAGCTTTAACTGCATTATTATGGAACTCTGATGAATGGATAGTAATTGTAGGTATTGTTGCGTTGTATATTTCAGTGTTATTAACATTTTGGTCTATGTGCATCTATTTATATATTGTGCGTTATGATTTGTTTAATTATTGA
- the pabC gene encoding aminodeoxychorismate lyase: protein MYWVNGISKKTILLNNRALHFGDGFFTTARLQNGKIDFLDWHMDRLVCSARRLMFNNFNFNLLHKEMQQAAAYNDMYSVIKVIISRNNSYGLYGYQCNNDIEPLRIIHVSRLPKYYMRWIHYGIRLRTSVVRLARNSFLAGIKHLNRLEQVMISIWLSKNKATDEALVLDTDGNVIECCSANIFWRYKYQVFTPSLYHAGVNGTMRQLVLKLLPKLGYCIREVTVGPEHLKSANEVFITNSLLPLASVNSIDDCLYSDRTLFCLLRSHIIHNKI, encoded by the coding sequence ATGTATTGGGTGAATGGAATTTCAAAAAAAACAATATTGTTAAATAATCGTGCTTTACATTTTGGAGATGGATTTTTCACGACTGCTAGATTACAGAATGGAAAAATAGATTTTTTAGATTGGCATATGGATAGATTGGTCTGTTCAGCGAGAAGGTTAATGTTTAATAATTTTAATTTCAATCTTCTTCATAAAGAAATGCAGCAGGCAGCTGCATATAACGATATGTATAGTGTTATTAAAGTAATAATAAGTAGAAATAATAGTTACGGATTATATGGATATCAATGCAACAATGATATTGAGCCATTACGTATCATTCATGTTAGTCGATTACCAAAATATTATATGCGCTGGATTCATTATGGAATTCGTTTGAGAACGAGTGTTGTGCGTTTAGCACGTAACTCTTTTTTAGCAGGGATTAAACATCTCAATAGATTAGAACAAGTTATGATTTCCATTTGGTTAAGTAAAAATAAAGCAACTGATGAAGCTTTAGTTTTGGACACTGATGGAAATGTTATAGAATGTTGCAGTGCTAATATTTTTTGGAGATATAAATACCAAGTATTTACTCCATCTTTATATCATGCTGGTGTTAATGGAACTATGCGTCAATTGGTATTAAAATTGTTGCCAAAATTAGGATACTGTATACGGGAAGTAACGGTTGGACCTGAACATTTAAAAAGTGCAAATGAGGTTTTTATTACAAATTCTTTGTTACCATTAGCGTCAGTTAATTCAATTGATGATTGTTTATATTCAGATAGAACATTATTTTGTTTGCTACGTTCTCACATTATACATAATAAAATTTAA
- the rne gene encoding ribonuclease E, which produces MKRMLINATQKEELRVALVDGQRLYDLDIETIGHEQKKSNIYKGKIIRIEPSLEAVFVDYGVERHGFLPIKEISHEYFLPSSSSYNKSNIKEILCEGQELIVQIDKEERGNKGAALTTFISLAGSYLVLMPNNPKSSGISRRIEGNDRIELKEILSTLELPEGMSLIIRTAGLGKSVESLEWDLTSLLQHWKTIKNTAEKQLAPFLIHQDSNVIVRAFRDYLRPDIGEILVDNPKILNVAKEHITSLGRPDFAKKIKFYNGDIPLFSHYQIESQIESAFQREVRLPSGGSIVIDTTEALTAIDINSARSTKGADIEDTAFHTNLEATDEIARQLRLRDVGGLIVIDFIDMTPIRHQREIENSFKIAVHQDRARIQMGHISKFGLLELSRQRLSTSLGELSHYICPRCSGTGSIRDNESLSLSILRLIEEEALKDNTYEVHAIVPVAIASYLLNEKRKAISDIEQRQKGVRAIIVPYEQMKTPNYEVRRIRKGETNNKPSYLLATHQDYETTQSSTTPGEIIASNYNDTLKNPQSTINTSLNLIPTYNKNFYYAHCNLQSKSNKEISWFDKIKNHYHKILGISITSYNNLKQILSKTITKNNNRIYTKKIYQHKLSQDVNHYIRSYQNFHYKYSNIKKKNHIHHTKNKTELNNNKKIINYFNNDNHTDLLSKYIDNVDKSAATPCYTNPTQLIKKITQKPPIQEYKKRHKHNITHKYLNKMHHTKHWIWLKHQQSEHPLRMKIHKEPLVPTNIDTHRIYNTKDPHVFEKKTTVTEVHSNTFDNSKNMHASYLELNTLHMPKNINNTSRINYNTVQYSDNNISQKNNNNRIQLTHRLRRSSRHFRINFKYRLQQRREKITLKKIQ; this is translated from the coding sequence ATGAAAAGAATGTTAATTAACGCTACTCAAAAAGAAGAATTACGAGTAGCATTAGTAGATGGACAACGATTATATGATCTAGATATTGAAACAATAGGTCATGAACAGAAAAAATCAAACATTTATAAAGGAAAAATTATCCGAATTGAACCTAGTTTAGAGGCAGTATTTGTAGATTATGGAGTCGAACGACACGGATTTCTTCCTATAAAAGAAATCTCGCACGAATATTTCCTTCCTTCCTCATCTTCCTATAATAAATCTAATATTAAAGAAATTTTATGTGAAGGACAAGAACTAATTGTACAAATAGATAAAGAAGAAAGAGGAAACAAAGGCGCTGCGTTAACTACTTTTATTAGTTTAGCAGGTAGCTACTTAGTACTTATGCCAAATAACCCCAAATCTAGTGGTATATCAAGAAGAATTGAGGGCAACGATCGTATTGAATTAAAAGAAATTCTATCTACTTTAGAATTACCTGAAGGAATGAGCTTAATTATCCGTACTGCTGGTTTGGGGAAATCTGTCGAATCATTAGAATGGGATTTAACTTCTCTCTTACAACATTGGAAAACTATTAAAAATACTGCAGAAAAACAATTAGCTCCTTTTTTAATTCATCAGGATAGTAATGTTATTGTACGTGCATTTCGAGATTATTTACGCCCAGATATAGGAGAAATTTTAGTTGATAATCCCAAAATTCTGAATGTAGCCAAAGAACATATAACTTCTTTAGGGCGTCCAGATTTTGCTAAAAAAATAAAATTTTATAACGGAGATATTCCGTTATTTAGTCACTACCAGATAGAATCCCAAATAGAATCAGCGTTCCAACGAGAAGTAAGATTGCCGTCTGGAGGGTCCATTGTCATAGACACTACCGAAGCTTTAACAGCAATCGATATCAATTCTGCTCGCTCTACTAAAGGAGCAGATATTGAAGATACAGCTTTTCATACCAATTTAGAAGCAACTGATGAAATAGCACGTCAGTTACGTCTTCGTGATGTAGGTGGATTAATTGTTATAGATTTCATAGACATGACTCCAATTCGACATCAACGAGAAATTGAGAACAGCTTTAAAATAGCGGTTCATCAGGATCGCGCTAGGATTCAAATGGGACATATTTCTAAATTTGGGCTATTAGAACTATCTAGACAACGGTTAAGCACATCGCTCGGAGAATTAAGTCATTACATTTGCCCGCGTTGCAGCGGCACAGGAAGCATTCGTGACAATGAATCCCTTTCTTTATCTATTTTACGTTTAATTGAAGAAGAAGCTCTGAAGGATAATACTTATGAAGTACATGCGATAGTTCCTGTAGCTATCGCCTCATATTTACTGAATGAAAAACGAAAAGCTATCAGTGATATAGAACAACGGCAAAAAGGAGTGCGCGCTATCATAGTACCTTATGAACAAATGAAAACTCCAAATTATGAAGTACGGCGCATACGTAAAGGAGAAACAAACAATAAACCAAGCTATTTATTAGCAACACATCAAGATTACGAAACAACCCAATCCTCAACAACACCAGGAGAAATAATTGCTTCAAATTATAATGATACTTTAAAAAACCCACAGTCAACGATAAATACCTCATTAAATTTAATACCTACCTACAATAAAAATTTTTATTATGCACATTGCAATTTGCAATCTAAATCAAACAAAGAAATATCATGGTTTGATAAAATCAAAAATCATTACCATAAAATACTCGGTATTTCTATCACAAGCTATAATAATTTGAAACAAATATTATCAAAAACAATCACTAAAAACAATAATCGGATATATACTAAAAAAATATATCAACATAAACTATCTCAGGACGTAAATCATTATATTCGGTCATATCAAAATTTTCATTATAAATATAGCAATATTAAGAAAAAAAATCATATCCATCACACAAAAAACAAAACTGAATTAAATAATAATAAAAAAATAATAAATTATTTTAATAACGATAATCACACTGATCTTCTATCGAAATATATTGATAATGTTGATAAATCTGCAGCTACCCCTTGTTACACCAATCCGACACAACTTATCAAAAAAATAACGCAAAAACCACCTATACAAGAATATAAAAAAAGACATAAACACAATATTACACATAAGTACTTAAACAAGATGCATCATACAAAACATTGGATATGGCTAAAACATCAGCAATCTGAACACCCTTTACGCATGAAGATACATAAAGAACCACTAGTACCCACAAATATTGATACTCATAGAATATATAATACAAAAGATCCCCATGTTTTTGAAAAAAAAACCACCGTTACCGAGGTACACTCTAATACTTTTGATAATTCTAAAAATATGCATGCCTCTTATTTAGAATTAAATACTCTACATATGCCAAAAAATATCAATAATACTAGTCGTATTAATTATAACACTGTTCAGTATAGCGACAACAACATATCCCAGAAAAATAACAATAACCGTATACAACTGACTCACCGTTTACGTCGATCTTCTCGTCATTTTCGTATAAATTTTAAATACCGATTACAACAACGTCGAGAAAAAATTACCTTAAAGAAAATACAATAA
- the fabG gene encoding 3-oxoacyl-ACP reductase FabG, with protein MNFNEKIVLVTGARRGIGRAIVETFAMYGATVIGTATSELGVKDINRYLRNQGKGMQLNVTDKCSIDLFFEKIRQEFGNVDILVNNAGIVQDNILLYMKDDAWQSVIDVNLTAVYRMSKAVIKSMIKKHYGRIINIGSVVGLMGNAGQSNYSAAKSGLIGFTKSLAREVASRGITVNLVTPGFICTDMVKKLTDKQKNDILLQIPVNRFGDPKDVAYAVIFFASDHSNYITGQTMHINGGMYMG; from the coding sequence ATGAATTTTAATGAAAAAATTGTTTTAGTAACTGGTGCTCGTCGCGGTATTGGTCGTGCTATTGTCGAAACGTTTGCAATGTATGGGGCTACTGTCATAGGGACTGCAACTAGTGAATTAGGTGTTAAAGATATTAATAGATATTTAAGAAATCAAGGAAAAGGAATGCAATTAAATGTTACAGATAAATGTTCTATTGATCTTTTTTTTGAAAAAATACGCCAAGAATTTGGTAATGTTGATATATTAGTAAATAACGCTGGTATCGTTCAAGATAACATTTTGTTATATATGAAAGATGATGCATGGCAATCTGTTATTGATGTCAATTTAACTGCTGTATACCGTATGTCTAAAGCGGTAATAAAATCGATGATTAAAAAACATTATGGTAGAATTATTAATATTGGCTCTGTAGTTGGTCTTATGGGTAATGCTGGGCAATCAAATTATTCGGCTGCTAAATCAGGATTGATTGGGTTTACTAAGTCTTTAGCTCGTGAAGTTGCTTCTAGAGGCATTACGGTTAATTTGGTAACACCAGGATTTATTTGTACAGATATGGTTAAAAAATTAACTGATAAACAAAAAAATGATATTTTATTGCAGATACCGGTTAATCGTTTTGGAGATCCAAAAGATGTGGCCTATGCGGTAATATTTTTTGCTTCTGATCATTCAAATTATATCACTGGGCAGACGATGCATATTAATGGAGGAATGTATATGGGTTAA
- the rluC gene encoding 23S rRNA pseudouridine(955/2504/2580) synthase RluC — MKEHDIQVHFIRISSNVSGQRIDNFLYTYLKVAPKSMIYRIIRTGAIRVNKKRIKFQYKLKVGDLLRVPPLQGMKINRFNTKYMKEVAFLQNIIIYEDDYLLALNKPTGIAAHGGSGLKFGVIEGLRALRPKAQFLELVHRLDRETSGVLLVAKKRTALVYLHEQLRLQNMKKEYLALVHGRWDVNLQIVSVPLLKKNTLLNSNKVVCIDSENGKSSTTHFKIKEYFNNVATLMIIKPITGRTHQIRVHTQYTSHPIVGDRRYGNCQSNARFKRFGFNRLFLHASILRFIHPNTKKKVYIYAPYDQLFHNCLFFLRNLVVNSYDCPLENINRNIGNMK, encoded by the coding sequence ATGAAAGAACATGATATTCAGGTACATTTTATTAGAATTTCTTCAAATGTTTCTGGTCAAAGAATTGATAATTTTTTGTATACTTATTTAAAAGTAGCACCTAAATCTATGATTTATAGAATTATACGCACTGGTGCAATACGCGTTAACAAGAAAAGAATTAAATTTCAGTATAAATTAAAAGTAGGAGATTTATTAAGAGTTCCTCCTTTACAAGGAATGAAAATAAATAGATTTAATACGAAATATATGAAGGAAGTGGCATTTTTACAGAATATCATAATTTATGAAGATGATTATTTATTAGCACTGAACAAGCCTACTGGTATTGCTGCGCATGGAGGAAGTGGTCTTAAATTTGGTGTTATTGAGGGATTGCGAGCGTTGCGTCCTAAAGCACAGTTTTTAGAATTAGTTCATCGTTTAGATCGAGAAACTTCTGGTGTATTATTAGTGGCGAAAAAACGCACTGCTTTAGTGTATTTACATGAACAGTTACGTTTACAAAATATGAAAAAGGAATATTTAGCGTTGGTACATGGAAGATGGGATGTAAATCTACAAATAGTATCCGTTCCATTGTTAAAAAAAAATACTTTACTTAATAGTAACAAAGTTGTTTGCATAGATTCAGAAAATGGAAAATCTTCTACGACTCATTTTAAAATTAAAGAATATTTTAATAACGTAGCGACTTTGATGATAATTAAACCTATTACTGGGCGTACACATCAGATTAGAGTGCATACTCAATATACTAGTCACCCTATTGTGGGAGATAGACGGTATGGTAATTGTCAATCTAATGCTCGATTTAAACGATTTGGATTTAATCGATTATTTCTACATGCTTCTATATTGCGTTTTATACATCCAAATACAAAAAAAAAAGTCTATATATATGCGCCATATGACCAATTATTTCACAATTGCTTATTTTTTTTAAGAAATTTAGTTGTAAATAGTTATGATTGTCCACTGGAAAATATTAATAGAAATATAGGTAATATGAAATAA
- the plsX gene encoding phosphate acyltransferase PlsX: protein MKNDIQLQNLVVALDAMGGDFGPVVTVPASLQALSLYPKLRLLLVGNPDAIVPILEASKSIGLDRLTVIPSKSVIRGDVRPAQAIRVSKDTSMRVALELIKSGHAQACVSAGNTGALMGLSKLVLKSVHGIERPALTTLLPHQKQGKTVILDLGANISCDGSMLVQFAIMGAVLSEQILGVSNPRVALLNIGSEETKGLDNIRHASKVLHTISSIHYVGYIEANDLLMGKTDVLVCDGFIGNITLKTMEGVIRVILSTLQSSGKKNKLNWYMKIINFWIKKYLFNQFSQFNPDCYNGAHLVGLRNTVIKSHGAANQRAFIAAIAQAMHSVEREVPEKISHQLSVVLSKNNH from the coding sequence TTGAAAAACGATATACAATTACAAAATTTAGTTGTTGCATTAGATGCAATGGGTGGCGATTTTGGTCCTGTTGTGACGGTACCTGCTTCTTTACAAGCGTTATCTTTATATCCAAAACTCAGGTTATTACTTGTCGGAAATCCTGATGCGATTGTGCCTATATTGGAAGCATCAAAATCTATAGGTCTTGATAGATTAACTGTTATTCCATCAAAATCGGTAATAAGAGGAGATGTAAGACCTGCACAGGCAATCAGGGTAAGCAAAGATACCTCGATGCGTGTAGCTTTAGAGCTTATCAAGTCAGGTCACGCTCAAGCTTGTGTTAGCGCAGGAAATACAGGGGCTCTCATGGGTTTATCTAAATTGGTGCTTAAATCTGTACATGGTATTGAACGTCCTGCTTTAACAACGTTGCTGCCACACCAAAAACAAGGAAAAACTGTTATTTTGGATTTAGGAGCCAATATTTCATGTGATGGCTCAATGTTAGTACAGTTTGCGATTATGGGTGCAGTATTATCAGAGCAAATTTTAGGAGTAAGTAATCCAAGAGTAGCATTATTAAATATCGGATCAGAAGAAACTAAAGGATTAGATAATATTCGTCACGCTTCAAAGGTATTGCATACTATTTCATCAATTCATTATGTTGGTTATATTGAGGCAAATGATTTATTAATGGGGAAAACAGATGTTTTGGTTTGTGATGGATTTATCGGTAATATTACTTTAAAGACTATGGAAGGAGTTATAAGAGTGATTTTATCAACATTACAATCGTCAGGAAAAAAAAATAAGCTAAACTGGTATATGAAAATTATTAATTTTTGGATCAAAAAGTATTTATTTAATCAATTTAGTCAATTTAACCCTGATTGCTATAATGGCGCTCATTTAGTAGGCCTACGCAACACGGTAATAAAAAGTCATGGCGCAGCTAATCAACGCGCATTTATTGCGGCTATCGCGCAGGCAATGCACTCTGTGGAACGGGAGGTTCCTGAAAAAATTTCTCATCAATTAAGTGTAGTATTGTCTAAAAATAATCATTAA
- the fabD gene encoding ACP S-malonyltransferase: MSTLAMIFPGQAAQKVGMLSTLAEHYPLVEETFSEVSGVLGYDIWKLVQSGPATELNKTYRAQPAILTASVAVWRIWKQKGGCIPKIMAGHSLGEYSALVCSGSMDLCSAAKLVMIRGMLMQEVIPDGIGAMSAIIGLSDDIVCELCKAAQQDQIVSPASFNAPGHVVISGHKEAVNRVNLCCKNAGAKHAFMLPISVPSHCSLMKPVVERFREELEKVTVITPRIPVINNVDVCIEWEPNDIRSALIRQLYTPVRWNAIVQYCVHRKIKRFVEMGPGKILTRLIHSTISDAFSLSVNDPISLLDAIRINEN, translated from the coding sequence ATGAGTACATTAGCTATGATATTTCCGGGACAGGCAGCTCAAAAAGTAGGAATGTTAAGCACTCTTGCAGAACATTACCCGTTGGTAGAAGAGACTTTTTCTGAAGTATCGGGGGTATTAGGTTATGATATATGGAAATTAGTACAGAGCGGACCTGCTACAGAATTAAATAAAACTTATCGAGCACAGCCGGCTATTCTAACAGCTTCAGTGGCTGTTTGGAGAATATGGAAACAGAAGGGAGGTTGCATACCAAAGATAATGGCTGGTCATAGCTTAGGAGAATATTCTGCTTTAGTATGCTCGGGAAGCATGGATTTATGTTCTGCAGCTAAATTGGTTATGATACGTGGTATGTTAATGCAAGAAGTAATACCGGATGGAATCGGAGCAATGTCTGCAATTATTGGGTTAAGTGATGACATTGTTTGTGAATTATGTAAAGCAGCGCAACAAGATCAAATTGTTTCTCCCGCTAGTTTTAATGCGCCTGGACATGTAGTTATTTCCGGACATAAAGAAGCAGTAAATCGTGTCAACTTGTGTTGCAAAAATGCAGGAGCAAAACATGCATTTATGCTACCGATTAGTGTTCCGTCACATTGCTCACTAATGAAACCGGTGGTTGAAAGATTCAGAGAAGAATTAGAAAAAGTCACGGTCATTACTCCTAGAATACCAGTAATAAATAATGTTGATGTGTGCATTGAGTGGGAACCGAATGATATTCGTAGTGCATTAATACGACAATTATATACTCCAGTGCGTTGGAATGCAATCGTGCAATATTGTGTTCATCGAAAAATTAAGAGATTTGTAGAAATGGGACCTGGAAAAATATTAACTAGATTGATACATAGCACTATTAGTGATGCATTTAGTTTGTCAGTAAATGATCCTATTTCTTTATTAGACGCAATTAGAATTAATGAGAATTAA